From the genome of Nocardia sp. NBC_01503, one region includes:
- a CDS encoding uracil-DNA glycosylase, whose protein sequence is MGNKPLSEVVDSGWAEALEPVADRIAEMGEFLRTENAAGRGYLPKGENVLRAFQRPFDKVRVLIVGQDPYPTPGHAMGLSFSVEPDVKPVPRSLANIFSELTKDLELPMPSCGDLSPWSDQGVLMLNRVLTVQPGQAASHRGKGWEAVTEQAIRALVARDQPLVAILWGRDAMTLKPMLGSTPYIESAHPSPLSASRGFFGSRPFSRTNELLGTLGAAPVDWRLP, encoded by the coding sequence ATGGGCAACAAACCGCTGTCGGAGGTCGTCGATTCAGGTTGGGCCGAGGCCCTCGAACCGGTGGCCGATCGCATTGCCGAGATGGGCGAATTCCTCCGTACCGAAAACGCCGCCGGGCGTGGCTATCTCCCCAAGGGTGAGAATGTGCTGCGCGCCTTCCAGCGTCCGTTCGACAAGGTCCGAGTTCTCATCGTCGGCCAGGATCCGTACCCCACCCCCGGCCATGCCATGGGGCTGAGTTTCTCGGTGGAACCGGATGTGAAGCCGGTGCCGCGCAGTCTCGCCAATATCTTCTCCGAATTGACCAAGGACCTCGAACTCCCGATGCCGTCGTGCGGTGATCTGTCGCCGTGGTCGGATCAGGGCGTACTCATGTTGAACCGAGTGCTCACCGTGCAGCCGGGCCAGGCGGCCTCGCATCGCGGTAAGGGCTGGGAGGCGGTGACCGAGCAGGCAATTCGCGCGCTCGTCGCCCGTGATCAGCCGCTGGTCGCCATTTTGTGGGGCCGCGACGCCATGACTTTGAAGCCGATGCTGGGGTCGACGCCCTACATCGAATCCGCCCATCCGTCACCGCTTTCCGCCTCGCGCGGATTCTTCGGATCGCGCCCGTTCTCACGCACCAACGAATTGCTGGGTACATTGGGTGCCGCGCCGGTGGACTGGCGTCTGCCCTAA
- a CDS encoding NAD(P)H-dependent glycerol-3-phosphate dehydrogenase, giving the protein MARAAVLGAGSWGTAFAKVLAEAGTEVTMWARRPEVAKVLASEHRNPWYLPEVTLPPIGATDDHRIALEGADIVVLAVPSQSLRANLAQWQPDIPGDATLLSLAKGIETGTLLRMSQVISEVSGADPSRVAVLSGPNLAHEVAARQPTATVIACTDTARAEAVQHASATGYFRPYTNSDVIGCEIGGACKNVIALACGIASGMGLGDNSIASLITRGLAEIIRLGVAVGAEPVTLAGLAGVGDLVATCTSPLSRNRSFGHALGAGGTIESAQQATHGQVAEGVKSCTSVRALAAAHGVEMPLTNAMHQVCHEGLPTADAVGQLLGRRLKSE; this is encoded by the coding sequence ATGGCTAGGGCAGCGGTGTTGGGAGCGGGGTCCTGGGGGACCGCGTTCGCGAAGGTGTTGGCGGAGGCGGGGACCGAGGTCACCATGTGGGCTCGGCGGCCGGAGGTGGCGAAAGTCCTTGCGAGTGAGCATCGGAATCCGTGGTATCTGCCGGAGGTGACGCTGCCGCCGATCGGTGCGACCGATGATCATCGGATCGCGTTGGAGGGCGCGGACATTGTCGTGCTGGCGGTGCCGTCGCAGTCGCTGCGGGCCAATCTCGCGCAGTGGCAGCCCGATATCCCGGGTGATGCCACACTGCTGAGTCTGGCCAAGGGCATCGAGACCGGGACGCTGCTGCGGATGAGTCAGGTCATCTCCGAAGTCAGTGGGGCGGATCCGAGTCGGGTGGCGGTGCTTTCGGGGCCGAACCTGGCGCATGAGGTGGCGGCGCGGCAGCCGACCGCGACGGTGATCGCGTGTACCGATACCGCGCGGGCCGAGGCGGTGCAGCACGCGAGCGCCACCGGATACTTCCGGCCGTACACCAACAGCGATGTGATCGGCTGTGAAATCGGCGGGGCCTGCAAGAACGTCATCGCGCTCGCCTGCGGTATCGCCTCGGGAATGGGATTGGGCGACAACTCGATCGCGAGTCTGATCACCCGCGGACTGGCCGAGATCATTCGCCTGGGCGTGGCGGTCGGCGCCGAACCGGTGACCCTGGCCGGGCTGGCGGGGGTCGGCGATCTGGTCGCCACCTGCACCTCACCGCTCTCGCGCAATCGTTCGTTCGGACATGCGCTCGGTGCGGGCGGCACCATCGAATCCGCGCAGCAGGCCACTCATGGTCAGGTCGCCGAGGGTGTGAAGTCCTGCACATCGGTGCGGGCACTGGCCGCGGCGCACGGAGTCGAGATGCCGTTGACCAATGCCATGCATCAGGTCTGCCACGAGGGGCTGCCCACCGCCGATGCGGTCGGACAGCTGCTGGGCCGCCGCCTCAAATCGGAGTGA
- the rpmB gene encoding 50S ribosomal protein L28 translates to MAAVCDVCAKGPGFGKSVSHSHRRTNRRWNPNIQTVRAQVAPGNTRRMNVCTSCLKAGKVARG, encoded by the coding sequence ATGGCTGCCGTCTGCGACGTCTGCGCCAAGGGCCCCGGCTTCGGTAAGTCGGTTTCGCATTCGCACCGGCGCACCAACCGTCGTTGGAATCCGAACATCCAGACTGTGCGTGCGCAGGTTGCCCCCGGCAACACCCGCCGCATGAACGTGTGCACCTCCTGCCTCAAGGCCGGTAAGGTCGCGCGCGGCTGA
- a CDS encoding DUF3515 domain-containing protein: MDIAKQPAEHADTAAESTPESAGTPKSATADSSDADDAERSTAAVASAEDDEPAERRSPALIATAIALPIALVAGVLVMGVLANRHPAREPLVLGAVQAPAATGPQCSALLPALPDKLGDYTVSELVQPAPDGAKAWQQADGGDAIVLRCGLDRPLEFNRASPLQVVNNVNWFDVRDQTSGAASGTYWAVDRGTYIALTMPDNAGPTPLQEISDAITKAIPQQPLDPGPLPN, encoded by the coding sequence GTGGATATCGCGAAGCAGCCCGCCGAGCACGCGGACACCGCGGCCGAGTCGACACCCGAGTCAGCGGGAACGCCGAAGTCCGCGACCGCGGATTCGAGCGACGCGGACGACGCGGAGCGGAGCACGGCCGCGGTTGCCTCGGCCGAGGACGATGAGCCGGCGGAGCGCCGCTCCCCCGCGCTGATCGCCACCGCCATCGCGCTGCCGATCGCCCTGGTCGCGGGTGTGCTCGTCATGGGTGTGCTGGCGAATCGGCATCCGGCTCGCGAACCCCTGGTGCTGGGTGCGGTGCAGGCTCCCGCGGCGACCGGTCCGCAGTGTTCGGCGCTGCTGCCCGCGCTGCCGGACAAGCTCGGCGACTACACCGTCTCCGAACTGGTCCAGCCCGCTCCCGATGGCGCAAAGGCGTGGCAGCAGGCCGACGGCGGGGATGCGATCGTGCTGCGCTGCGGCCTGGATCGGCCGCTCGAATTCAATCGCGCCTCACCCCTGCAGGTCGTGAACAATGTCAACTGGTTCGATGTGCGCGATCAGACCAGCGGCGCGGCATCGGGCACCTACTGGGCGGTCGATCGCGGCACCTACATCGCGTTGACCATGCCCGACAACGCGGGACCGACTCCGCTACAAGAGATTTCGGACGCCATCACCAAGGCGATCCCGCAGCAGCCGCTCGACCCGGGACCGCTGCCCAACTGA
- a CDS encoding D-alanine--D-alanine ligase family protein, whose translation MTNRIRVAVVFGGRSNEHGVSCVSARTVLGSLDPERYEAVPIGITREGTWVLNSADSRALTADASRELPSVDSTGTELTLAADPSRAGGLVPLDSADGVLGGVDLVFPVLHGPFGEDGTLQGLLELAGVPYVGPGVLASAAGMDKEFTKKLLAAEGLPIGIQVVLRPGVAVLSEADRDRLGLPVFVKPARGGSSIGITKVDTWDALDAAIAVARQHDPKVIIEAGIVGREVECGVLEFPDGRVEASVVAEIRMPEETPEGPEFYDFDTKYLDDVCEFDVPAKLDDDVSQQIRELAVQAFRALDCQGLARVDFFVTAAGPVINEINTMPGFTAISMYPRMWEATGIGRRELVTTLVETALARGTGLR comes from the coding sequence ATGACCAACAGGATCCGGGTGGCGGTGGTGTTCGGCGGGCGCAGCAACGAGCATGGCGTCTCGTGTGTGTCGGCCCGAACGGTCTTGGGCAGCCTCGATCCCGAACGGTACGAGGCGGTTCCGATCGGCATCACCCGCGAGGGCACCTGGGTGCTGAACTCCGCGGACTCGCGGGCGCTCACCGCGGACGCGAGCCGGGAACTGCCGTCGGTGGATTCGACGGGCACCGAGCTGACCCTGGCCGCCGACCCCAGTCGCGCCGGTGGGCTGGTCCCGCTGGACAGTGCGGATGGGGTGCTCGGCGGTGTGGATCTGGTGTTCCCGGTACTGCACGGCCCCTTCGGCGAGGACGGCACCCTGCAGGGTCTGCTGGAGCTGGCCGGGGTGCCGTATGTCGGCCCGGGCGTACTGGCCTCCGCCGCCGGAATGGATAAGGAGTTCACCAAGAAACTCCTTGCCGCGGAAGGACTTCCGATCGGTATCCAGGTGGTGCTGCGGCCCGGCGTCGCGGTGCTGTCGGAGGCGGACCGGGATCGGCTCGGACTGCCGGTGTTCGTCAAGCCCGCACGCGGCGGGTCCTCCATCGGTATCACCAAGGTCGACACCTGGGATGCGCTCGATGCCGCGATTGCCGTTGCGCGCCAGCACGATCCGAAGGTGATCATCGAGGCCGGAATCGTGGGCCGCGAAGTCGAGTGCGGCGTACTGGAATTCCCGGACGGCCGGGTGGAAGCCAGTGTGGTGGCGGAGATTCGGATGCCCGAGGAGACGCCCGAGGGGCCGGAGTTCTACGACTTCGACACCAAGTATCTCGATGACGTCTGCGAATTCGATGTGCCCGCCAAGTTGGACGATGATGTATCGCAACAGATTCGGGAGCTCGCGGTCCAGGCTTTTCGCGCCCTGGACTGTCAGGGTCTGGCCCGCGTCGACTTCTTCGTCACCGCGGCCGGCCCGGTGATCAACGAGATCAACACCATGCCCGGTTTCACCGCCATCTCCATGTACCCGCGCATGTGGGAGGCGACCGGTATCGGCCGCCGCGAACTGGTGACCACCCTGGTGGAGACCGCGCTCGCGCGCGGTACCGGCCTGCGCTGA
- the cofC gene encoding 2-phospho-L-lactate guanylyltransferase: MRSTVHAVIAVKNLELAKSRLADRLRPQDRPRLVLAMLTDTVGAAVATVGIASVTVVTPDPTVRDLVRGLGARVQPEPAVPGGLNAALAAGAEAIRAAHGPVDLLALQADLPALRPQELTDMLTVAGHRRSVVADHEGSGTVALLVRDPAAALNPLFGPDSARRHIAAGAVELLGDWPGLRQDVDTAADLDRAADLGVGVATGTLLSEIGVSRACQAAKHVHAAGSSRC, from the coding sequence ATGCGGTCGACCGTGCACGCCGTGATCGCGGTGAAGAATCTCGAGCTGGCCAAAAGTCGGCTCGCTGATCGGTTGCGACCGCAGGACCGGCCGCGACTGGTGTTGGCGATGCTGACCGATACGGTCGGTGCGGCGGTGGCCACGGTGGGTATCGCTTCGGTGACGGTGGTGACGCCGGACCCCACGGTGCGTGATCTGGTGCGCGGTCTCGGCGCGCGCGTACAACCCGAGCCCGCCGTCCCCGGTGGTCTCAATGCCGCGCTGGCGGCCGGCGCCGAGGCGATCCGGGCGGCGCACGGTCCGGTCGATCTGCTTGCCCTGCAAGCCGATCTGCCCGCGCTGCGCCCGCAGGAGTTGACCGACATGCTGACCGTCGCCGGACATCGGCGTTCGGTGGTGGCCGATCACGAGGGCAGCGGCACCGTCGCCCTGCTGGTGCGTGATCCGGCCGCGGCGCTGAACCCGTTGTTCGGCCCCGATTCGGCCCGCAGGCATATCGCGGCGGGCGCGGTGGAATTGCTCGGGGACTGGCCGGGATTGCGCCAGGACGTCGACACCGCCGCCGATCTGGACCGCGCCGCCGATCTCGGCGTCGGGGTTGCCACCGGCACGCTGCTCAGTGAAATCGGCGTGTCGCGGGCGTGTCAGGCAGCAAAACATGTCCACGCGGCGGGCTCCTCACGGTGCTGA
- a CDS encoding RNA degradosome polyphosphate kinase — MIVRVSDTDTVKQPPLLPAAPPAATPPPTAATATRLPADRYLNRELSWLDFNARVLALAEDTSQPLLERAKFLAIFASNLDEFYMVRVAGLKRRAETGLSVRSADGLSPTEQLEMIAARTQDLAARHARVFLDQVLPALTAENIAITRWADLDDGEKQRLSGYFQDQVFPVLTPLAVDPAHPFPYISGLSLNLAVTVKDSVTGGEHFARVKVPDNVDRFVRVRRSPRESGAPHTLAPFLPMEELIAAHLEQLFPGMEVVEHHSFRITRNADLEVEEDRDEDLLQALERELARRRFGSPVRLEVSDDMTEHMLELLLRELDVDPGDVIQVPGLLDLSCLWQVYGVDRPNLKDAPYVPATPPAFGERETPRNVFAALREGDVLVHHPYDSFSTSVQRFIEQAAADPQVLAIKQTLYRTSGDSPIVNALIDAAEAGKQVVALVEIKARFDEQANIKWARALEQAGVHVVYGLVGLKTHCKTCLVVRREGATIRRYCHIGTGNYNPKTARLYEDVGLLTAAPEIGADLTDLFNSLTGYSRKASYRNLLVAPSGVRQGIVERIEREVELAAQGEPARIRLKANALVDEQIIDALYRASQAGVPVQVVVRGICGLRPGVPGMSENIEVRSILGRYLEHSRILHFAAQNQYWIGSADMMHRNLDRRVEVLAQVKDPKLAQQLGEVFDSALYPTTRCWVLRPDGSWVAQPDPDVAGEEIRDHQEHLMRLRRPDRP; from the coding sequence ATGATCGTGAGAGTGAGCGATACGGATACCGTCAAGCAACCGCCGCTACTACCCGCGGCCCCGCCCGCGGCAACCCCACCGCCCACGGCCGCGACTGCCACGCGTTTGCCAGCGGACCGGTACCTCAACCGGGAACTCAGCTGGCTCGATTTCAATGCCCGGGTGCTGGCGCTCGCGGAGGACACCTCGCAGCCCCTGTTGGAGCGCGCGAAATTCCTCGCCATTTTCGCGTCGAATCTCGACGAGTTCTATATGGTCCGCGTCGCCGGTCTGAAACGCCGTGCGGAGACCGGCCTGTCGGTGCGCTCCGCCGACGGGCTCTCCCCCACCGAGCAGTTGGAGATGATCGCGGCCCGCACCCAGGATCTGGCGGCCCGCCATGCCCGGGTCTTCCTGGATCAGGTGCTGCCCGCGCTCACCGCCGAGAACATCGCCATCACCCGCTGGGCCGATCTCGACGACGGCGAGAAGCAGCGCCTGTCCGGGTATTTCCAGGATCAGGTCTTCCCGGTGCTGACCCCACTGGCCGTGGATCCCGCGCACCCGTTCCCGTACATCAGCGGCCTGAGCCTGAATCTTGCTGTGACGGTGAAGGATTCGGTCACCGGCGGTGAGCATTTCGCCCGCGTCAAGGTGCCTGACAATGTGGACCGCTTTGTGCGCGTTCGCCGTTCGCCGCGCGAATCCGGCGCCCCGCACACCCTGGCCCCGTTCCTGCCCATGGAAGAACTGATCGCCGCGCATCTGGAGCAGCTCTTCCCGGGAATGGAAGTGGTGGAACATCATTCGTTCCGCATCACCCGTAACGCCGACCTCGAGGTCGAGGAGGATCGCGACGAGGACCTGCTGCAGGCCCTGGAGCGCGAACTCGCCCGCCGTCGCTTCGGCTCGCCGGTGCGGCTCGAGGTCTCGGACGATATGACCGAGCACATGCTGGAGCTGCTGCTGCGCGAACTGGATGTGGATCCCGGCGATGTCATCCAGGTACCGGGCCTGCTCGATCTGTCCTGCCTGTGGCAGGTGTACGGCGTGGACCGGCCCAACCTCAAGGACGCCCCGTACGTACCCGCCACCCCGCCCGCCTTCGGTGAACGGGAAACGCCCCGAAACGTTTTCGCGGCGCTGCGCGAGGGCGATGTGCTGGTGCACCACCCGTACGACTCCTTCTCCACCAGCGTGCAGCGCTTCATCGAACAGGCCGCCGCCGATCCGCAGGTGCTGGCGATCAAACAGACGCTGTACCGCACCTCCGGCGACTCCCCCATCGTGAACGCGCTCATCGACGCCGCCGAGGCCGGTAAACAGGTCGTCGCGCTGGTCGAGATCAAGGCCCGCTTCGACGAACAGGCCAACATCAAATGGGCTCGCGCACTGGAGCAGGCGGGCGTGCACGTGGTCTACGGCCTGGTCGGCCTCAAGACGCACTGCAAGACCTGCCTGGTGGTGCGGCGCGAGGGCGCGACCATCCGCCGCTACTGCCATATCGGCACCGGCAACTACAACCCCAAGACCGCGCGCCTGTACGAGGATGTCGGATTGCTCACTGCCGCACCGGAGATCGGCGCGGACCTCACCGACCTGTTCAACTCGCTCACCGGATACTCCCGGAAAGCGAGCTACCGCAATCTGCTCGTCGCCCCCAGCGGGGTGCGACAGGGCATCGTGGAGCGCATCGAGCGCGAGGTGGAGCTGGCCGCGCAGGGCGAACCGGCGCGAATCCGCTTGAAGGCCAACGCTCTGGTCGACGAGCAGATCATCGACGCGCTGTACCGGGCCTCCCAGGCGGGCGTACCGGTTCAGGTGGTGGTCCGCGGTATCTGCGGGCTGCGCCCGGGTGTCCCCGGAATGAGCGAGAACATCGAGGTGCGCTCGATTCTCGGCCGCTACCTGGAGCATTCGCGCATCCTGCACTTCGCGGCCCAGAATCAATACTGGATCGGCAGCGCCGACATGATGCACCGCAATCTGGACCGGCGCGTGGAAGTGCTGGCACAGGTGAAGGATCCGAAACTGGCGCAGCAGCTGGGCGAGGTCTTCGACTCCGCCCTCTACCCCACCACCCGCTGCTGGGTGCTGCGGCCGGACGGCAGCTGGGTGGCCCAGCCCGATCCGGATGTCGCCGGTGAAGAGATCCGCGACCATCAGGAACACCTCATGCGACTGCGACGTCCGGATCGCCCATGA
- a CDS encoding HU family DNA-binding protein: protein MNKAELIDVLTEKLGTDRRTATAAVEQMVDTIVRAVNKGQSVTITGFGVFEQRKRAARVARNPRTGETVKVKPTSVPAFRPGAQFKAIIAGKQKITASGPAVKRGVAAPVSGKPAGAKKAAAKKTAKKAATKAPAKTTAKKAATKAPAKKAAVKKAVTKAAAKKAPAKAAKKAPAKKAAVKATAVKKATAKKAPAKKAPAKKTAAKRTARR from the coding sequence ATGAACAAGGCGGAACTGATCGATGTTCTGACCGAGAAGTTGGGTACTGACAGGCGCACCGCTACTGCTGCAGTCGAGCAGATGGTAGATACGATCGTGCGTGCTGTGAACAAAGGTCAGAGCGTCACCATCACGGGATTCGGTGTCTTCGAACAGCGTAAGCGCGCAGCGCGCGTTGCTCGGAACCCGCGTACCGGTGAAACCGTCAAGGTGAAGCCGACTTCGGTGCCTGCCTTCCGTCCGGGTGCGCAGTTCAAGGCGATCATCGCCGGTAAGCAGAAGATCACCGCGAGCGGCCCGGCCGTGAAACGTGGTGTGGCTGCTCCGGTGTCGGGCAAGCCGGCCGGCGCGAAGAAGGCCGCTGCCAAGAAGACCGCCAAGAAGGCCGCCACCAAGGCACCGGCCAAGACCACGGCCAAGAAGGCTGCCACCAAGGCTCCCGCCAAGAAGGCTGCCGTCAAGAAGGCAGTCACCAAGGCTGCCGCCAAGAAGGCTCCGGCCAAGGCCGCCAAGAAGGCTCCGGCCAAGAAGGCAGCCGTCAAGGCCACCGCGGTCAAGAAGGCCACCGCCAAGAAGGCTCCGGCCAAGAAGGCTCCGGCCAAGAAGACCGCGGCGAAGCGCACCGCCCGTCGCTGA
- a CDS encoding thiamine-phosphate kinase, with amino-acid sequence MRELGEFGLIARINAGRKQGPGVLLGPGDDAAVVAAPEGRFVVTTDMLVQDRHFRLDWSSGHDIGRKAIAQNAADVVAMGATPSAFVVSFGCPPETPVDFVTDLADGMWAEAERAGASIAGGDVVRAPLLVISVTAFGDPAGREPILKSGARPGDVVAVAGLLGWSAAGLALLLDGDNSENYRCVDASDWPDAVAVHKVPQPPYAAVLTLPPETKINALTDVSDGLLADLGHIAESSGVAIDLDSAALDDPLLETIAQALDASALDWILAGGEDHAFAATFPDSVALPAGWVRIGRVAEGSGVTVDGIARTGPAGWESFA; translated from the coding sequence GTGCGCGAGCTCGGAGAGTTCGGGTTGATCGCGCGGATCAACGCGGGGCGTAAGCAGGGACCGGGGGTGCTGCTCGGGCCGGGCGATGACGCCGCGGTGGTGGCCGCGCCGGAGGGCCGGTTCGTGGTGACAACGGACATGTTGGTGCAAGACCGGCATTTCCGGCTGGACTGGTCCAGTGGGCATGACATCGGGCGCAAAGCCATCGCGCAGAACGCGGCCGATGTGGTGGCCATGGGTGCGACGCCGAGCGCGTTCGTGGTCTCCTTCGGCTGCCCGCCGGAGACCCCGGTCGATTTCGTCACCGATCTCGCGGATGGCATGTGGGCCGAGGCCGAGCGTGCGGGCGCCTCCATCGCGGGCGGTGATGTGGTGCGCGCCCCGCTGCTGGTGATCTCGGTGACCGCGTTCGGTGATCCGGCGGGGCGTGAGCCGATCCTGAAGTCGGGTGCGCGGCCGGGTGATGTGGTGGCCGTTGCCGGTCTGCTCGGTTGGTCCGCGGCGGGGCTTGCGCTCCTGCTCGACGGCGACAATTCGGAGAACTATCGCTGCGTCGATGCCTCGGATTGGCCGGATGCCGTTGCCGTGCACAAGGTTCCGCAGCCGCCGTACGCCGCTGTGCTGACTTTGCCGCCCGAGACGAAGATCAATGCCCTCACCGATGTCTCCGACGGCCTCCTGGCTGATTTGGGGCATATTGCCGAATCATCCGGTGTAGCCATCGATCTCGACTCCGCGGCACTGGACGATCCGCTGCTGGAGACGATCGCACAAGCCCTCGACGCAAGCGCCCTCGACTGGATTCTGGCCGGTGGTGAGGACCATGCCTTCGCCGCCACTTTTCCGGATTCCGTTGCTCTGCCAGCGGGTTGGGTGCGAATCGGCCGAGTCGCCGAAGGTTCGGGCGTTACCGTGGACGGCATCGCCCGAACCGGACCTGCCGGTTGGGAATCCTTCGCTTAG
- a CDS encoding NUDIX hydrolase encodes MTPSNSPAADFPDPRVSANIPAAGAVLWRYAADGAVEIALVHRLKYDDWSLPKGKLDPGETPVVAAVREVAEETGIRSRLGRYLGHVTYPVTGHRKIKRVDYWAAQILGGEFESNAEVDVLQWHRVDGLMDALSYPMDRHIVRNFLRLPPDTATMLLVRHAKAGRRERFSGPDDERPLEKAGRAQAAGLVPNLIGFGATEIHSAPPLRCVQTVTPLAENLGVDIELEPQFSEAGYAATPDAARKRIRDLVSDHAVPVICSQGKVIPNLLAWWAEKDGVTLPAARNRKGSVWVLSVHRGRLVAADHLDRALNPTDIPR; translated from the coding sequence ATGACACCATCGAATTCCCCCGCCGCCGATTTCCCGGACCCCAGGGTCTCCGCGAACATTCCGGCCGCGGGGGCGGTGCTGTGGCGTTACGCGGCCGATGGGGCGGTGGAGATCGCCCTGGTACACCGACTCAAGTACGACGACTGGTCCCTGCCCAAGGGAAAACTGGATCCCGGTGAGACCCCGGTGGTCGCCGCGGTGCGAGAAGTGGCCGAGGAGACCGGAATCCGCTCCCGGCTCGGCCGCTACCTCGGGCACGTCACCTACCCGGTGACCGGGCATCGCAAGATCAAGCGCGTGGACTATTGGGCCGCACAGATTCTCGGTGGCGAGTTCGAATCCAACGCGGAAGTCGATGTGCTCCAGTGGCATCGAGTGGACGGGCTCATGGACGCGCTGTCGTACCCCATGGATCGCCATATCGTGCGCAATTTCCTTCGGCTGCCGCCGGATACGGCCACCATGCTGCTGGTGCGGCATGCCAAGGCGGGTCGGCGGGAGCGATTCTCGGGCCCGGACGATGAACGCCCGCTCGAAAAGGCCGGGCGCGCACAGGCTGCCGGACTGGTGCCGAATCTGATCGGCTTCGGCGCCACCGAAATTCATTCCGCCCCACCGCTGCGCTGTGTCCAAACCGTGACCCCGCTCGCCGAAAACCTCGGCGTGGACATCGAACTGGAGCCGCAGTTCTCCGAGGCCGGTTATGCCGCCACCCCGGACGCCGCCCGGAAACGCATTCGTGATCTTGTTTCCGATCATGCCGTTCCGGTGATCTGCAGTCAGGGCAAGGTGATTCCGAATCTGCTGGCGTGGTGGGCGGAGAAGGACGGTGTCACGCTGCCGGCCGCACGCAATCGCAAGGGCAGTGTCTGGGTGCTCTCGGTGCACCGGGGCCGACTGGTCGCGGCCGACCATCTGGATCGGGCATTGAACCCGACCGACATTCCGCGCTAG
- the leuD gene encoding 3-isopropylmalate dehydratase small subunit has protein sequence MEAFKVHKGIGVPFRRSNVDTDQIIPAVYLKRVTRTGFEDGLFAAWRTDPNFILNAEPYNRGSVLVAGPDFGTGSSREHAVWALKDYGFRVVISSRFADIFRGNAGKDGLLTARMAQSDVELLWKLLEEQPGLELVTDLEARTVTAGTVVLPFDIDDYTRWRLLEGLDDIGLTLRHSDQISQFENARPTWKPTTIPARISQT, from the coding sequence ATGGAAGCCTTCAAGGTCCACAAGGGGATCGGCGTTCCGTTCCGCCGATCCAACGTCGACACCGACCAGATCATCCCCGCCGTCTATCTGAAGCGCGTTACCCGAACGGGTTTCGAGGATGGGCTCTTCGCGGCGTGGCGAACGGATCCGAACTTCATTCTGAACGCCGAGCCCTACAACCGCGGCAGTGTGCTGGTCGCCGGTCCGGATTTCGGTACCGGTTCCTCACGCGAGCATGCGGTTTGGGCGCTGAAAGACTACGGGTTCCGGGTGGTGATCTCGTCCCGCTTCGCCGACATCTTCCGCGGAAACGCCGGTAAGGACGGGCTGCTGACGGCTCGGATGGCGCAGAGCGATGTGGAATTGCTCTGGAAGTTGCTCGAGGAACAGCCCGGTTTGGAATTGGTGACGGACCTCGAGGCGCGCACCGTGACGGCCGGAACGGTCGTGTTGCCGTTCGATATTGACGACTACACACGGTGGCGTCTGCTGGAAGGTCTGGACGACATCGGGCTCACTCTGCGGCACAGTGACCAGATCAGCCAGTTCGAAAACGCAAGGCCGACTTGGAAACCCACCACCATTCCGGCCCGTATTTCGCAGACGTAA
- a CDS encoding DUF6191 domain-containing protein: MAMTIPGLALLIIVVAFAEVAYRKVSGRAGLPWMRDPAESEGRSAAAVGFETFGSVFDPGKKLEFEQRQSVLMHRENPGDGDEGVNVDLTAGKVKIRKV; this comes from the coding sequence ATGGCGATGACCATTCCCGGATTGGCCCTGCTGATTATCGTGGTGGCCTTCGCCGAGGTCGCCTATCGCAAGGTGAGCGGTCGCGCCGGACTCCCGTGGATGCGTGATCCCGCGGAGTCCGAGGGGCGCAGCGCCGCCGCCGTCGGCTTCGAGACCTTCGGCTCGGTGTTCGACCCCGGCAAGAAGCTCGAATTCGAGCAGCGCCAATCGGTTCTCATGCATCGCGAGAATCCGGGGGACGGGGATGAAGGTGTGAACGTCGACCTCACCGCGGGCAAAGTCAAGATCCGGAAAGTCTGA
- a CDS encoding GNAT family N-acetyltransferase, which translates to MSEWQVVPLGAEHVHSMAECHIACWREAYQGLVPAHVLDAFDIGKRAAAWEKIRAEYPGRIVVAVIDGTVIGFASSGPSRDESPVAERELSAMYVRKAWYGTGVAHELMKTVLAQDVDTSLWVFEENPRARAFYRKYGFEPDGERRVEAFTPAMEVRMVHRVTG; encoded by the coding sequence ATGAGTGAGTGGCAGGTGGTTCCACTCGGAGCCGAGCATGTCCACAGCATGGCCGAATGCCATATCGCCTGCTGGCGTGAGGCATATCAGGGCTTGGTGCCCGCGCATGTGCTCGATGCGTTCGATATCGGCAAGCGCGCGGCCGCCTGGGAGAAGATCCGCGCCGAGTATCCGGGCCGGATTGTGGTGGCGGTAATCGATGGCACCGTTATCGGATTCGCCAGTAGCGGTCCGTCACGCGATGAATCGCCGGTCGCGGAACGCGAACTCAGCGCCATGTATGTCCGGAAAGCCTGGTACGGCACCGGTGTCGCGCATGAATTGATGAAAACGGTGCTGGCCCAGGACGTCGATACCTCGCTCTGGGTGTTCGAGGAGAATCCGCGTGCCCGGGCCTTCTACCGCAAATACGGCTTCGAACCGGACGGCGAGCGCCGCGTCGAAGCCTTCACGCCCGCCATGGAAGTGCGTATGGTGCACCGCGTTACCGGTTGA